A stretch of the Chanos chanos chromosome 1, fChaCha1.1, whole genome shotgun sequence genome encodes the following:
- the LOC115804537 gene encoding protein FAM240C, with product MNTALVHDKLFIKTFWEQKIVNHSQMTENEEQRVKNSALSKLRDEWLQRLENRTRHLKNVHDDRMRRAKPLNLTEQA from the exons ATGAACACTGCTCTCGTTCATGATAAACTGTTCATTAAAACGTTCTGGGAGCAGAAAATTGTAAACCATTCCCAGATGACAGAGAATGAAGAACAAAGGGTAAAGAACAGTGCTCTTTCAAA GCTGAGAGACGAGTGGCTCCAACGGCTCGAAAATCGGACTCGGCATCTGAAGAACGTGCACGATGACCGTATGAGGAGAGCAAAACCCCTAAACCTGACGGAACAAGCATAA
- the srp19 gene encoding signal recognition particle 19 kDa protein produces the protein MAYLTTNPSAKERFVCIYPAYINSKKTLAEGRRIPAEKAVENPSCTEIKDTLTAAGLNVYVENKMYPREWNRDAQFRGRVRVQIKQEDGSLCHDRFSSRKDVMFYVAEMIPKLKTRTQKGGGGETGSQQGEGGKKGKKKKK, from the exons ATGGCTTATTTAACAACTAATCCATCTGCTAAAGAAAG atttgtatgtatatatccaGCATACATCAACAGCAAGAAGACATTAGCAGAGGGCCGTAGGATACCTGCTGAAAAG GCTGTGGAAAATCCCTCATGCACTGAAATCAAGGATACACTGACAGCTGCAGGACTGAATGTTTATGTGGAG AATAAGATGTACCCAAGGGAATGGAACCGAGATGCACAGTTTAGAGGACGAGTGCGTGTGCAGATTAAACAAGAAGATGGAAGTCTATGCCACGACAGATTCTCATCGC GTAAAGATGTCATGTTTTATGTGGCTGAAATGATTCCAAAGTTGAAGACCAGAACTCAgaagggtggaggaggagagacaggttCGCAGCAAGGAGAAGGaggcaaaaaaggaaagaagaagaagaaatag
- the shld3 gene encoding shieldin complex subunit 3, which yields MDIVLHYKDGQGRLNDLLLATKNALEEFPCRVLPVFKPWFPSGLDRSLPIKPRNAPPVISSENFEEFRRCKCQSSFQDLVSSPQNGDCAADPKKIEVTSLREAARNTEASDRQGQSRDASKTCKRSWSVISQTVKSMDSTQSFSRRFHKIIERHRLHLHQRAKWIIRDFNCDRIEDSWVKLSRAISHSRLPTCNANFQRSLAQIWVYCDVFYCEYVGNFLKQELKLTGSIVLAVHKLGSILRL from the coding sequence ATGGATATAGTTCTGCATTACAAAGATGGCCAAGGTCGCTTGAATGATTTACTTCTTGCAACAAAGAACGCATTGGAGGAATTTCCTTGTCGTGTGTTGCCTGTGTTCAAGCCTTGGTTCCCATCTGGTCTTGATAGATCTTTGCCCATCAAACCCAGGAATGCCCCGCCAGTGATTTCATCAGAAAATTTCGAAGAATTCAGAAGATGTAAATGCCAGTCATCATTTCAAGATCTAGTGAGCTCTCCGCAAAATGGTGATTGCGCAGCGGACCCAAAGAAAATTGAGGTCACCAGTCTCAGGGAGGCAGCCCGAAATACTGAAGCAAGTGATCGTCAGGGACAGAGCAGGGATGCATCAAAGACGTGTAAAAGATCATGGAGTGtcatcagtcagacagtcaaATCAATGGACAGCACTCAGTCATTCTCGAGACGGTTTCACAAGATTATTGAGAGACACAGACTTCACCTACATCAGAGAGCGAAATGGATTATACGCGATTTTAACTGTGATCGCATAGAAGATTCTTGGGTTAAGCTAAGCCGTGCCATTAGCCACTCCAGGCTGCCGACATGTAATGCTAACTTTCAGAGGAGCCTTGCACAGATTTGGGTTTACTGTGatgtattttattgtgaatATGTTGGGAATTTTTTAAAGCAAGAGCTTAAACTCACGGGGTCAATCGTTTTAGCTGTTCATAAATTGGGAAGCATACTTAGATTGTAA